The Streptomyces tubercidicus DNA segment CAATTCCGGTCATGAACGAGAAGAGTTGGCGCAAATCAGCAGCCGCCGGCCACCGCCGGGATGATCGAGATGCCCGCACCGTCCGGGGTGGGCGTCTCCAGACCCTGCTCGAAGCGGACATCGTCGTCGTTGACGTAGACGTTCACGAAGCGGCGCAGCTTGCCGGCGTCGTCCAGCACACGGGCGGCGATGCCCTGGTGGTTCTGCTCCAGGTCGGCGATCACCTCGGAGAGGGTCGCGCCCTCGGCGGGGACCTCGGCCTGGCCACCGGTGTACGTGCGGAGGATGGTGGGGATGCGGACCTTGACGCTCATGGTTCTGCCTTCCAGGGGTACGGAGTACGAGTTCGGGCGGGGGCGCGGCCTCGTCCGCCGGACGGTGGACGGGCCGGCGGCCTCAGCGGGCCAGACCGGCCGCGCGGAACGCGTCCAGGTTCGGACGGATCGTGGCCGTGGGCCCGGATGTCGGGGCGACCGCGTCCAGTGTCTTGAGGCCGTCACCGGTGTTCAGGACGACGGTGGTCAGGGACGGGTCGAGCAGACCCTCCTCGATCAGCTTCTTGGTCACGCCGACGGTCACACCACCCGCGGTCTCCGCGAAGATCCCTTCCGTCCTGGCCAGCAGCTTGATCGCGTCCACGACCTGGGCGTCGTTGACATCCTCCACGGCACCGCCCGTACGGCGCGCGATGTCGAGCACATACGGCCCGTCGGCCGGGTTCCCGATCGCCAGCGACTTGGCGATGGTGTCCGGCTTCTGCGGGCGTACGACGTCGTGCCCGGCCTTGAAGGCGGTGGACACCGGCGAGCAGCCCTCCGCCTGGGCGCCGAAGATCTTGTACGGCTTGTCCTCGACGAGGCCGAGCGCGATCAGCTCCTTGAGCCCCTTGTCGATCTTCGTCAGCTGCGAGCCGGACGCGATCGGGATGACGATCTGGTCCGGGAGCCGCCAGCCCAGCTGCTCGCAGATCTCGTACGCCAGCGTCTTGGAACCCTCGCCGTAGTAGGGCCGCAGATTGACGTTGACGAAGCCCCAGCCCTCGCCGAGCGGGTCGCCGATGAGCTCCGAGCAGAAGCGGTTGACGTCGTCGTAGTTGCCCTCGATGCCGACCAGGTCACCGCCGTAGACCGCGGCCATCACGACCTTGCCGGCCTCCAGGTCGTGCGGGATGAACACACACGACTCGAAACCGGCGCGGCGGGCGGCGGCGCCGACGGCACCGGCGAGGTTGCCGGTGGAGGAGCAGGACAGGGTGGTGAAGCCGAAGGCGCGGGCGGCCTCGACGGCGATGGCCACGACGCGGTCCTTGAAGGAGTGCGTCGGGTTGCCGGAGTCGTCCTTGACGTACAGCCCGCCGGTGACACCCAGCTCGGCGGCGAGTCGGTCGGCCTTGACGAGCTTGGTGAAGCCGGGGTTCAGGTTGGGCTTGTCGGCCACGTCGGTGGGGACGGGCAGCAGCGGGGCGTAGCGCCAGATGTTGTCCGGACCGGCCTCGATCTGCTTCCGAAGGCTCTCGGGGTCGCCGCTCGGCAGGTCGTAGGCGACTTCGAGCGGCCCGAAACATTCCTGGCACGCGAAGATCGGGCCGAGCGGGAAGCGCTGTCCGCACTCGCGGCAGGACAGGGCTGCGGCGGGGCCCAGAGCGACGGTGGGGGTGTTTTCGGTGACTTGCACAGCCATGGAGGCGAGGCCCTTTCTCCTCATCTTCCTCGCGGCGAATCTCGCCACGAGACGGATTTGGCACCTTCCCTAGCCGGGAGCCTCACGCGCGCGGGACATCAGCGTCCTGGCGGCAAGACCGGCTGGAGGGTTGCCGGGGCTTCAACGGGCCGTATCCCTCTGCCCCTCTGGATGAGCGGTATGGCGCTGGGCCGAAACCCAGGCGTTTGTGGCGCGGGGACCCCGACATGCGACGGTCATCCGCGTTGTTCAAGACTGTAACCGAAGGCACTGACAGTTGAGATAGTCGTCCGAACCGCGAGATGGATCACACAGACCGCCGTTCGGGCGGCGACCGAGGAGTCGTAGACGTGCTGGAAGAGGTCGAGGGCTGGCTGAGCAGCCATTCCTGGTCCGCCGCTGACCGCCCGCTGGGACAGCTGCTGGAAGCGAAGCGCCAGACGGGCCGTACGGTCAGCGTGGTGCTGCCCGCGCTCGACGAGGAGGCCACGGTCGGGGCGATCGTGGCGGTGATCCGTGCCGAGCTGATGACCGGGGCCGTCCCGCTCGTCGACGAGCTGGTGGTGCTGGACTCCGGCTCCACCGACCGGACCGCCGAGGTCGCGGCGGCGGCCGGCGCCCGGGTCGTGCCCCGCGACAGCGTGCTGCCCCGGCTGCCCGCGCTGCCCGGTAAGGGCGAGGTGCTCTGGCGCTCCCTCCTGGCCACGACCGGCGACCTGATCTGCTTCATCGACGCCGACCTGCGCGAATTCTCCGCCGCCTTCGTCTCCGGGATCATCGGCCCGCTGCTGACCGATCCGGACATCCAGTTCGTGAAGGCGATGTACGACCGCCCGCTGGAGACCGCCGGCGAGGGCGCCGGGGCCGGCCAGGGCGGCCGGGTGACCGAGCTGGTCGCCCGCCCCCTCCTCAATCTCCACTGGCCGCAGCTGGCCGGTTTCGTCCAGCCCCTGGGCGGCGAGTACGCGGCCCGCCGCTCCCTCCTGGAGCGGCTGCCGTTCCCGGTCGGCTACGGGGTGGAGCTCGGCCTGCTCGTCGACGCCCTGCACACCGTCGGCCTCGACGCCCTCGCCCAGGTGGACGTCGGCGTCCGTAAACACCGCCACCAGGACGGCCAGGCCCTCGGCCGGATGGCCGCCGCCATCTACCGCACCGCCCAACTCCGCCTGACCCGCGGCCACTTGGTCCGCCCCCGCCTCACCCAGTTCGACCGCGGCACCGAGGGCTTCGTCCCCCGCACCACGGACGTCGACACCGAGGAACGCCCCCCAATGGCCGAAATCCCGGAATACGCGAAGCGCCGGGCGGCGTGAGCAGACCCGGCGCCGCTCCCCCGCCCGCGTTCCTTGACCGCTTCCGTGCGTTTGCGCGGATCTGTGGCGGGTTACTTTCGCGACATGGTCTCCGAGAGCAGTGCGGTGCAGGCAGGTGCTGAGGTTCTGGTCGCGTCGAATCGTGGGCCGGTGTCGTACGGCCTGGGGGAGGACGGGGCGCTGACCGCCCAGCGGGGTGGTGGGGGGCTGGTGTCCGGGTTGTCGGCCATTGGGCCCGAGACGGATGCGGTGTGGGTGTGTGCCGCGCTCGGTGAGGGGGACCGGGAGGCGGTGCGGCGGACGGGGGGCGTGCTGGAGCCGGGGGATACGGGGGGCCAGCGGGTGCGGATGCTGGATATTCCGGCCGAGGTGCATGCCGCCGCCTACAACGGCATTGCGAACTCGGTGCTGTGGTTCGTCCATCACATGCTCTATCAGACGCCGCTGGAGCCGGTCTTCGATGCCGGGTTCCGGGCTCAGTGGGCGGCGTACGAGGCGTACAACGCGGCCTTCGCCGAGGCGCTGGCCGA contains these protein-coding regions:
- a CDS encoding MoaD/ThiS family protein — encoded protein: MSVKVRIPTILRTYTGGQAEVPAEGATLSEVIADLEQNHQGIAARVLDDAGKLRRFVNVYVNDDDVRFEQGLETPTPDGAGISIIPAVAGGC
- the thrC gene encoding threonine synthase — protein: MAVQVTENTPTVALGPAAALSCRECGQRFPLGPIFACQECFGPLEVAYDLPSGDPESLRKQIEAGPDNIWRYAPLLPVPTDVADKPNLNPGFTKLVKADRLAAELGVTGGLYVKDDSGNPTHSFKDRVVAIAVEAARAFGFTTLSCSSTGNLAGAVGAAARRAGFESCVFIPHDLEAGKVVMAAVYGGDLVGIEGNYDDVNRFCSELIGDPLGEGWGFVNVNLRPYYGEGSKTLAYEICEQLGWRLPDQIVIPIASGSQLTKIDKGLKELIALGLVEDKPYKIFGAQAEGCSPVSTAFKAGHDVVRPQKPDTIAKSLAIGNPADGPYVLDIARRTGGAVEDVNDAQVVDAIKLLARTEGIFAETAGGVTVGVTKKLIEEGLLDPSLTTVVLNTGDGLKTLDAVAPTSGPTATIRPNLDAFRAAGLAR
- a CDS encoding glucosyl-3-phosphoglycerate synthase, producing MLEEVEGWLSSHSWSAADRPLGQLLEAKRQTGRTVSVVLPALDEEATVGAIVAVIRAELMTGAVPLVDELVVLDSGSTDRTAEVAAAAGARVVPRDSVLPRLPALPGKGEVLWRSLLATTGDLICFIDADLREFSAAFVSGIIGPLLTDPDIQFVKAMYDRPLETAGEGAGAGQGGRVTELVARPLLNLHWPQLAGFVQPLGGEYAARRSLLERLPFPVGYGVELGLLVDALHTVGLDALAQVDVGVRKHRHQDGQALGRMAAAIYRTAQLRLTRGHLVRPRLTQFDRGTEGFVPRTTDVDTEERPPMAEIPEYAKRRAA